The Primulina huaijiensis isolate GDHJ02 unplaced genomic scaffold, ASM1229523v2 scaffold42507, whole genome shotgun sequence genome contains the following window.
ACTCATTAAACATGAAGATTAACAAAGACCCAATAGGACTCTACACATTGCCCACGCCGTACTCGGAATGGTTTTCATACACTTGTTGAATATTCAGAGTGCATTACAAACATTGACAACAATTGTAGCAGAGTAACTATAGCTAAATCAGCTCTTCTCCAGTACCTGAAGTTTAAGTGAAGTACGCTCAAACCAAAGCTGCTGAGAAGGTTTGATCCAATCGTAGCCAGGAATGGACGGAATATTCGAGTAATCTCCACTGTCCAAGAAGTATAGATTAAGAACTGATTTATTCGCTAAACTAGAACCTTCAACTCCATGAACCTCCAAATTATAATTCCCATATCCATTAATTACATCAACTTCAGAAGGATTAAACTGAGACAAAGTGTTTTTCAAGCCTGTGATATATTTCATCACACCCTCCCTTGATAATGTAGATTCTTGGTCATGATTTCCAAGAACAGCGGCCCATGGTATGTTGGATGATATGGCTGGAGCGAAGGCTGCATCCATGGACGATGCTGCATCCGTAGCATCGAACCCAAAAATATTATCTCCTGTATCATCATCCCATAAGTTGTCACAAAAGATGCGATGAACAAGGAAATAATAATGCATGGACGAGAATTTCGCCATCAGGAGTGACTTCACAGCGGCAATTCTTAACCCTTGCGGACGTAAAAACATATACACATAAATACACATGCATGTACAGTTTATATTTAGGCAGGTAAACACGTAAACGAGCTAAACAAGACTTGTGAGACTTCATCCCTAACCCCTGAAAGTCTATGAAGATAGAAATCCAATTTTCTCACCACAACTATTTGCTCATACCGCAAGTTTTCTGATTTAACCATACGAAATTTTGACGACAGTACTCCAACACAAGTATTTACAACAAAGAAATCAATTAATCAATCATGCTCCATAATTTCAGTGAAGAGATCGACTAGTTATTAGGTTCTCAAATTTGTTCTTAACCCctgaaatttttaatatatttttctcgtCCCCGATTTTGTTTTTATGGCTCCGTCCCGTTCCTGAATGAGAAGGAATGATAAGAGTCATTCGAACCTGTGAAAACAATGAGGTGAGGCTTCTCTGCTAAAATCAAACGGCGGATGAAATAAGTAGTGTTGAGATCCGAGCAGGAAGGCATCTGCGATGGAAACACATCCTCGCAGGGAGTGGTCTTCCCGTCGGCGTAGTGCATGTCCGCCACTTGCAGAATCCTGAACTCTCCCCTTTCACCGTCAAATCTGAGCTCTCGCTGCCCGGCATGGACGCACAGGAGAGTTATCCACATGGCCAAAGCTAGCAGTTGAGCCACCTTCCCCTTAGTCGCCATTCGAGAGGGAGCTCGAACTGTGAAGTAGTAACAGTGTTGGAGTATAAATTATTGTTGGCCGGCCAACCCGTCCCTGTTGCCCTCCTCATTATTATTAACGTGTGCAAGTGGTTGGCATCTTGTATCGTAATAATCGTATGCCATACGtaaaaatccaaagaaaaaataaattaattttacg
Protein-coding sequences here:
- the LOC140969675 gene encoding probable inactive purple acid phosphatase 29; this encodes MATKGKVAQLLALAMWITLLCVHAGQRELRFDGERGEFRILQVADMHYADGKTTPCEDVFPSQMPSCSDLNTTYFIRRLILAEKPHLIVFTGDNIFGFDATDAASSMDAAFAPAISSNIPWAAVLGNHDQESTLSREGVMKYITGLKNTLSQFNPSEVDVINGYGNYNLEVHGVEGSSLANKSVLNLYFLDSGDYSNIPSIPGYDWIKPSQQLWFERTSLKLQRSYMKKPEPQKGPAPGLVYFHIPLPEYASFDSSNYTGVKQEGISSASMNSGFFTTMASAGDVKAVFTGHDHLNDFCGELAGIHLCYAGGFGYHAYGKAGWSRRARIVVSSLEKTENGSWGGVKSIKTWKLLDDENLTAIDGQVIWSKSSNSKPMMH